One Corynebacterium tuberculostearicum DNA window includes the following coding sequences:
- a CDS encoding adhesin: MTSQARAARTSRSLVAAIALSAGLLGGAHGAVGIADAAKVAGLSDQPGVSRDYGTDTLSITLSPGNGDPVNPATGKVAGVTIKLERLKGIDPENAADMAKVRNTGADKIADWPTDRTIRAVTNDAGQVRFQGLEKGIYLVTSQAPAGAAAGEYREISPFLVAVPFHTVADNPRPVEGVIVAKTNTTVPPTTPPTEPPETPPSTPPGTPPTAPSTTPPPGDTPPGETPPPGETPVPGDEKEREQGDLAMTGVQIIGLVLAAVALMGAGLLMLLITKKRKQEG; the protein is encoded by the coding sequence ATGACTAGCCAAGCACGCGCGGCGCGGACCAGCCGCAGCCTCGTGGCGGCCATCGCCCTCAGCGCTGGCCTGCTCGGCGGCGCACACGGTGCCGTCGGTATCGCCGACGCAGCCAAGGTTGCCGGGCTCAGTGATCAACCCGGGGTGTCCCGCGACTACGGGACCGACACGCTGAGCATCACGCTCTCCCCGGGCAATGGGGACCCGGTCAACCCTGCCACGGGCAAGGTCGCGGGCGTGACCATCAAACTGGAGCGGCTGAAGGGCATCGACCCGGAGAACGCCGCAGACATGGCGAAGGTCCGCAACACCGGTGCAGACAAGATCGCTGACTGGCCGACCGACCGCACGATCAGGGCCGTGACTAACGACGCCGGCCAGGTCCGCTTCCAGGGGCTCGAGAAGGGCATCTACCTGGTCACCTCCCAGGCGCCGGCTGGTGCCGCGGCGGGGGAGTACCGGGAGATCAGCCCCTTCCTCGTGGCGGTGCCGTTCCACACCGTTGCCGATAACCCCCGACCAGTGGAAGGCGTGATCGTGGCGAAGACGAACACCACGGTTCCGCCGACCACCCCACCGACCGAACCTCCGGAGACGCCGCCGTCGACCCCACCGGGGACGCCACCGACAGCACCATCTACCACCCCACCCCCAGGGGACACCCCACCGGGCGAGACCCCGCCACCAGGCGAAACCCCCGTGCCGGGCGATGAGAAAGAACGTGAACAGGGCGACCTGGCGATGACTGGTGTACAGATCATCGGGCTCGTCCTCGCCGCGGTGGCGCTGATGGGCGCCGGGCTGTTGATGCTGTTGATCACGAAGAAGCGAAAGCAAGAAGGGTAG
- a CDS encoding class C sortase, with the protein MDHTLSTDVEPKKEPRRANSTKTSPVLAAVLVILGVLVMLYPVTSTLWNNYVATKVAQDYAELEKSTPEEVKNTQWDNAHKYNENRTTGPILDPWLARFDENNPDYQEYLDQLDANDAMARLIFPKIKADLPIFHGTDSDTLQRGLGHLFGSDLPVGGKGTHSVITGHTGLANSTMFDHLNKAEKGDAFYVQVSGEKLKYVVDQIKVVLPTETEDLRPEQGKDYITLITCTPYGINTHRLLVRGHQVPLDESDHEIFDKNHGAGWQWWMYALVAAAALVLTLLLRWLLKQKRDRESQETTETMNDEGAGADD; encoded by the coding sequence GTGGATCACACCCTCAGCACAGACGTGGAACCAAAGAAGGAACCACGCCGTGCCAACAGCACCAAGACCAGCCCCGTGCTGGCCGCGGTGCTCGTGATCCTCGGGGTGCTCGTGATGCTGTACCCGGTGACGTCCACCCTGTGGAACAACTACGTCGCCACGAAGGTCGCGCAAGACTACGCGGAACTCGAAAAAAGTACTCCAGAAGAAGTCAAAAACACGCAGTGGGATAACGCCCACAAATACAACGAGAACCGAACCACCGGCCCCATCCTCGACCCCTGGCTCGCCCGCTTCGACGAGAACAACCCGGACTACCAGGAATACCTGGACCAACTCGACGCGAACGACGCGATGGCGCGCCTCATCTTCCCAAAGATCAAGGCCGACCTGCCGATCTTCCACGGAACAGATAGCGACACTTTGCAACGAGGCTTGGGCCACCTGTTCGGCTCCGACCTGCCGGTCGGCGGCAAGGGCACGCACTCGGTGATCACTGGCCACACGGGCCTGGCGAACTCCACCATGTTCGATCACCTCAACAAGGCGGAGAAGGGTGATGCCTTCTACGTCCAGGTCTCCGGCGAGAAGCTGAAGTACGTGGTCGACCAGATCAAGGTCGTGCTGCCCACCGAAACCGAGGACCTCCGCCCCGAGCAGGGCAAGGATTACATCACCCTGATCACCTGCACCCCCTATGGGATCAACACGCACCGCCTGCTGGTGCGCGGCCACCAGGTTCCGCTGGACGAATCGGATCACGAGATCTTCGACAAGAACCACGGTGCTGGGTGGCAGTGGTGGATGTACGCCCTCGTCGCGGCAGCAGCGCTGGTGCTGACCCTGCTGCTGCGGTGGCTGCTGAAGCAAAAGCGGGATCGCGAATCCCAGGAAACGACAGAAACGATGAATGACGAAGGGGCTGGCGCAGATGACTAG
- a CDS encoding SpaH/EbpB family LPXTG-anchored major pilin, with amino-acid sequence MKKNSLTIRSVTFAAIAGLSLGIAAPGSIAVAQEGQDPTVNQTAGDSPLVNKNAKGALTIHKFGNPINEGTPSGTLEDAKDVERNGGEPLEGVGFTVYKINTTADGATDIDVTTNEGLVAASKLKAADFSQGAQLKDGLPAGALTKVDTGTTGANGTWEVSKELELGAYLVVETTPKEGYDPAVPFIAFVPMTADNGADNQGTSWNYDVHAFPKNYKDEEPTKTVKDKDQNAGDENLIYTVTGTARQLKPNTERTQFRITDQIDPKLEITGVNVTAAGKEIQPEQDVDGKFYEGNNVDVALKPEVAKTLEAGDKVEVTITTKLKAEFAKDTDIAPNKARVFQNNPDGSESDKPKETPEVKTYWGGLQFKKVDGDRKALEGAEFQIARQAAGKQCSEIDTTKKGSWTPVNGQQGGKVKTTFVSGQDGMVKITGLHVNDFEDNAEVAAGDQSHYCLIETKAPKGKELLPEALEFKLVATSTDPERVYELASVQVGANKGEVVNSDDTTPNLPMTGGMGIGILAAIGAAIVAAGAWFARRGAKN; translated from the coding sequence GTGAAGAAGAACTCTCTGACCATTCGTTCGGTCACTTTCGCCGCCATCGCTGGTCTCTCTTTGGGTATCGCTGCCCCGGGCTCGATCGCTGTTGCTCAGGAAGGTCAGGACCCGACCGTCAACCAGACTGCAGGCGACTCCCCGCTGGTGAATAAGAACGCCAAGGGTGCACTGACCATCCACAAGTTCGGCAACCCGATCAATGAAGGCACCCCGTCGGGCACTCTTGAAGATGCGAAGGACGTCGAGCGCAACGGTGGCGAGCCTCTGGAAGGTGTCGGCTTCACCGTATACAAGATCAACACGACTGCGGATGGCGCTACCGACATCGATGTCACCACGAATGAGGGGCTCGTCGCTGCCTCCAAGCTCAAGGCTGCAGACTTCTCCCAGGGAGCACAGCTGAAGGACGGCCTCCCGGCTGGAGCCCTCACCAAGGTCGATACCGGTACGACCGGTGCAAACGGCACCTGGGAGGTAAGCAAGGAGCTGGAGCTCGGTGCCTACCTCGTCGTGGAGACCACCCCGAAGGAGGGCTACGACCCGGCTGTCCCGTTCATTGCATTCGTCCCGATGACCGCGGATAACGGTGCGGATAACCAGGGCACTAGCTGGAACTACGACGTCCACGCGTTCCCGAAGAACTACAAGGACGAAGAACCGACCAAGACCGTCAAGGACAAGGACCAGAACGCCGGCGACGAGAACCTCATCTACACCGTCACTGGTACTGCTCGCCAGCTGAAGCCGAACACGGAGCGCACCCAGTTCCGTATCACTGACCAGATTGACCCGAAGCTGGAGATCACTGGCGTTAACGTGACGGCCGCGGGCAAGGAGATCCAGCCCGAGCAGGATGTAGACGGAAAGTTCTACGAGGGTAACAACGTCGACGTCGCCCTGAAGCCTGAAGTAGCTAAGACGCTGGAGGCGGGCGACAAGGTCGAGGTAACGATCACCACCAAGCTGAAGGCTGAGTTCGCGAAGGACACCGACATCGCGCCGAATAAGGCTCGGGTGTTCCAGAACAACCCGGACGGCTCGGAGTCTGACAAGCCTAAGGAGACCCCGGAGGTCAAGACCTACTGGGGTGGCCTGCAGTTCAAGAAGGTCGATGGCGACCGCAAGGCTCTGGAAGGCGCCGAGTTCCAGATTGCTCGCCAGGCAGCTGGCAAGCAGTGCTCCGAGATCGACACCACCAAGAAGGGTTCCTGGACCCCGGTCAACGGTCAGCAGGGTGGAAAGGTTAAGACCACCTTCGTCTCTGGCCAGGACGGCATGGTGAAGATCACCGGTCTCCACGTCAACGATTTCGAAGACAATGCCGAGGTTGCCGCTGGTGACCAGTCCCACTACTGCCTGATTGAGACCAAGGCTCCGAAGGGCAAGGAGCTGCTGCCGGAGGCACTCGAGTTCAAGCTGGTTGCTACCTCGACTGACCCGGAGCGCGTCTACGAGCTGGCTTCCGTCCAGGTCGGCGCAAACAAGGGCGAGGTCGTTAACTCCGACGACACCACCCCGAACCTGCCGATGACCGGTGGCATGGGTATTGGCATCCTGGCCGCAATTGGTGCCGCCATCGTGGCAGCCGGTGCATGGTTCGCACGCCGCGGCGCTAAGAACTAA
- the srtB gene encoding class B sortase SrtB: MTDQPPTPNTTDATPHRRDKKLNANAIIAVALILAGLGVLLYPVLATQWNNYQQSRAAEAYSQLEKGVPPEVLNKAREEAQQYNASLGDIDPSDAWTSSDDESSPAYQRYLNYLSVLNETEAMGRIVLPSIKSDLPIFHGTSDRVLARGVGHLYGTDLPVGAPGELGEDGAILPAPPEGRLSALSAHTGLQNATLWDNLDQIEKGDPVYVAAAGEKLKYEVRDIEVVTPDKTSLLRRTPNKDLVTLITCTPYGINTHRLIITAERVPMDPQEESVFDGQGTTWQWWMWAILAAAAIIVLLLIRWWWKNFRKQEGEEGPTTSGTGEVTLV; encoded by the coding sequence ATGACAGACCAACCCCCAACGCCGAACACGACGGACGCGACCCCGCACCGCCGAGATAAGAAACTGAACGCCAACGCAATCATTGCCGTCGCCCTCATCCTCGCCGGCCTGGGCGTACTGCTATACCCGGTGCTCGCCACCCAGTGGAATAACTACCAGCAGTCCCGCGCCGCCGAGGCCTACTCGCAGCTAGAAAAGGGCGTACCCCCAGAAGTCCTCAACAAGGCCCGGGAGGAGGCACAGCAATACAACGCTAGCCTCGGGGACATCGACCCCAGCGATGCGTGGACCAGCTCCGACGACGAGAGCTCCCCGGCGTATCAGCGCTACCTGAATTACCTCTCCGTCCTGAACGAGACCGAGGCCATGGGCCGCATTGTGCTGCCCTCCATCAAGTCCGATCTGCCAATCTTCCACGGCACCTCCGACCGCGTGCTGGCCCGCGGGGTCGGCCACCTTTACGGCACGGACCTGCCTGTCGGCGCACCCGGCGAGCTCGGCGAAGATGGCGCTATCCTGCCCGCCCCACCAGAGGGCCGACTCTCCGCGCTTTCTGCCCATACCGGACTGCAGAACGCCACCCTGTGGGACAACCTCGACCAGATCGAGAAGGGCGACCCGGTCTACGTCGCCGCGGCGGGCGAGAAGCTGAAGTACGAGGTCCGAGACATCGAGGTCGTCACCCCGGATAAGACCAGCCTGCTGCGTCGCACGCCGAATAAGGACCTGGTCACGCTCATCACCTGCACCCCCTATGGCATCAACACCCACCGACTGATCATCACCGCCGAGCGCGTGCCGATGGACCCGCAGGAAGAGTCCGTCTTCGACGGGCAGGGCACCACCTGGCAGTGGTGGATGTGGGCCATCCTCGCTGCCGCGGCGATCATCGTGCTGCTGCTGATCCGCTGGTGGTGGAAGAACTTCCGCAAGCAGGAAGGCGAGGAGGGCCCCACAACCTCGGGCACTGGTGAGGTTACCCTCGTTTAG
- a CDS encoding sugar O-acetyltransferase, which translates to MTPMDAQRRQDLERYGSWERMTGGEWFLPSMPEAKKEHQRGFRMVKQLNELQNTDPERAKGILREILPEESAVPGLHVPLNLEYGCNLVCGERVFINFGATILAQAKVTLGDGVMMGPNCSLITVGHPVNDHEMRAGGWEIAKPITIGDNTWFGANVTVLPGISIGKNCVVGAGTLITTDIPDNSLVLGTPGRVVRQLENNEDAWERQDLNGPVEGFGAAN; encoded by the coding sequence ATGACACCCATGGATGCACAGAGGCGGCAGGACTTGGAGCGTTACGGCTCATGGGAGCGGATGACCGGCGGGGAGTGGTTCCTGCCGAGCATGCCGGAGGCGAAGAAAGAGCATCAGCGCGGTTTTCGCATGGTCAAGCAGCTCAATGAGCTGCAGAATACGGACCCGGAGCGCGCGAAGGGCATCCTGCGCGAGATTCTGCCGGAGGAATCCGCGGTGCCGGGCCTGCACGTTCCGCTGAACCTGGAATATGGATGCAATCTGGTGTGCGGGGAGCGCGTCTTCATTAATTTCGGTGCCACCATCTTGGCGCAGGCCAAGGTGACACTCGGCGATGGCGTCATGATGGGCCCCAATTGCTCCTTGATTACGGTGGGGCATCCGGTCAATGATCATGAGATGCGCGCCGGTGGGTGGGAGATTGCCAAGCCCATCACCATCGGGGACAACACCTGGTTCGGCGCCAATGTCACCGTGCTGCCGGGGATCAGCATTGGAAAGAACTGCGTCGTCGGCGCAGGCACGCTTATTACCACCGATATTCCGGATAATTCGCTGGTTCTCGGCACTCCCGGCCGCGTGGTGCGCCAGCTGGAGAATAACGAGGACGCCTGGGAGCGCCAGGATCTCAACGGTCCCGTGGAAGGTTTTGGAGCCGCCAACTAG